One window of Microtus pennsylvanicus isolate mMicPen1 chromosome X, mMicPen1.hap1, whole genome shotgun sequence genomic DNA carries:
- the Tceanc gene encoding transcription elongation factor A N-terminal and central domain-containing protein, whose protein sequence is MSDKKRIIAKASLIEQLVAKRYFEDIGKHLTELEMIYVSKEHLQETELVRAVYRVLKNCPSRALKRKAKCLLAKWRTFYKSTHLKTKESLKLLPPNVNEEKHAAVSQEVSQDGASGFSYDEIAGLCSSLSRLASQDAEKKHAAAVESESSITQMEINEEYLGDVDPESTSKSSSVLQDPLVSLRSKCVELLYTALASFSTNDMKTHLWQRFAREIEEHIFTLYSSNIKKYKTCIRSKVANLNNPRNSHLQQSLLFGTMSTREFAEMTVLDMANEELKQLRAFYTEASIQEHHLPHTVDGTQTDKIKCKRCEKYNCKVTVIARGTLFLPVWVQNSNPDEQMTYVICNECGEQWYHNNWVCL, encoded by the coding sequence ATGTCTGACAAAAAACGTATCATTGCCAAGGCTTCCCTGATTGAGCAGCTGGTGGCTAAAAGGTATTTTGAGGATATTGGCAAACATCTGACTGAACTTGAAATGATATATGTGTCTAAGGAACATCTCCAGGAAACAGAGTTAGTCAGAGCTGTATACAGAGTCCTCAAAAACTGCCCCTCCAGGGCTTTGAAAAGGAAGGCCAAGTGTCTGCTGGCGAAGTGGAGAACTTTCTATAAGAGTACACAcctcaaaacaaaggaaagcctTAAATTACTCCCTCCTAATGTTAATGAAGAAAAACATGCAGCAGTTTCTCAGGAGGTGAGCCAGGATGGGGCATCAGGCTTTAGCTATGATGAGATAGCAGGTCTCTGCAGTTCTCTCTCTAGGCTGGCATCCCAAGATGCTGAAAAAAAGCACGCTGCAGCAGTTGAGTCTGAAAGTAGCATCACTCAAATGGAAATTAATGAAGAATATTTGGGGGATGTTGACCCTGAATCTACTAGCAAGAGCTCAAGTGTGTTACAAGATCCCCTAGTGTCTCTTAGATCTAAATGCGTAGAGCTTCTTTACACAGCATTAGCTAGTTTTTCCACAAATGACATGAAAACTCATTTGTGGCAGAGATTTGCAAGAGAAATTGAAGAGCACATTTTTACCCTTTATTCAAGCAAcatcaaaaaatacaaaacttgTATTCGAAGCAAAGTTGCCAATTTGAACAACCCCAGGAACTCTCATTTACAACAAAGTCTGCTGTTTGGAACCATGTCTACAAGAGAATTTGCTGAAATGACTGTCCTGGACATGGCAAATGAGGAACTGAAGCAGTTGAGAGCTTTCTACACAGAAGCCAGTATTCAGGAACATCACCTTCCCCACACAGTTGACGGCACACAGACAGATAAAATAAAGTGCAAGCGCTGTGAGAAATACAACTGCAAGGTCACTGTAATTGCCAGAGGAACACTTTTCCTTCCAGTTTGGGTGCAGAATTCAAACCCAGATGAACAAATGACCTATGTCATTTGTAATGAATGTGGGGAACAGTGGTACCATAACAACTGGGTGTGCTTGTAA